DNA from Rosa rugosa chromosome 6, drRosRugo1.1, whole genome shotgun sequence:
tgaacgtggtagaaacaacagatgatcatttgtttatgttgtttctattttcttgatacaacataaattgtgaaacctgcatatatatacatctgttgcctttcaaccatttcaatatcattcatttacaatcatcaaaaccataaaattggactaaaatcagcaTTCAAAATGATGCCTACGTTtcattgcatcaacatcatccaaaatacaattcattgttccaactctaaacctagccaacagttACATAATGATCGAGATCgagaaccaaaaaaccatcttatctcgatcatttacctaatattgcactaagtcaaaaacctataaggtaaagaaagagtagctagGCAGAGAAACTGCATGCATAATATAGGTtcatcaacactttccatcagttatatataaatgcacaaaagcagttcctAGTGCTACTCATCTACCTTAAACAGAACCAAAGTTAGAACTTCATAACATGATTTGCCCATTCAGCTCGAACCACATCAATATCCTTCTGTGTGTAAGCAAGATTTGATTTCCTGTCCCACTGAAACAAGCAAATGCAGCAAGTTATTATGATGCAATCAGATTTCATATTATAGGTGTATTTCAGATTTTGACATAATGAAGTTCATTAAATTTGAGAAGCAAATACAGCAAGTCCATTATATGCAGTTGATCATTCTTACCTTGTTAGCAAACTCCAAGTTCTTGTCCTCTACAATTTCTTTCATATAACGCAAGATGAAATAACCACAAGTGTTAAAATCAGTTTGCTCTTGAATACCCTGAAAATAATAAACTAGTATTAACCATCGGGAAATATATCATACCATATGAGGAAGTACGATGTAATGGAGACTACAAATTAAATAACTAAATTCTGCATGCAAGTTGGACAAAATAGTTAGAAATGCATCCCAGAGTCTAGCAATATCAATTGGCCAAACCCATTTCAGAAACAGAGACAATACAGAGTACTGAAAATGGAATACCGTAACCAGATTTACAACAGAATCACTTGAGCAGATGCTGAATTTAAAAAGTAACAAACAAGACAGCATCCCTAGAGGCATACAATACCAAGACAACACAAGCAAATACTATCTTTTTCACTCTAAAATAAAGCAGTATCAATAGGGAAAGAGACATGAACGCATTACTAACAGTTTAACAGCCAAAAGGGAAATTACAGACAAGGGTATGGACATTAAAACATTATACTTGACAAACAGACACACAAATCAAATTTCATGTCCTTGATATTTTTTTAATGCGCCTGAGTATTTGTATAGATAATTGAAGATAATAGTTCATATTAATCAACTTAAGTTAATCGCTAACCCAAACCAATGCCAAAAGCAGTAACAATCTCTGTAAATTGTggttaagataaaaaaaaatatttaaatgaTAGAAATATATGAAggagatcaaaaaaaaaaagtaaacaaaatataaaatgaaagcctttaaatgttttgatcccTGACCCCAATCACAGTTATGGGAAGTTGTAAGGTTGGACATAATAAAGTGAAGGAACTACAGTTAGCCAGACTGATACCCATCTAACGACCATCACATTGTTGAACAAAACAGGAACAAATCTTTCTTCATAAATACAGTAAAGGAAATAAGAATATGTAAAACTATGGCAAATGATATAACTTTCTCTTACCTGTTTCTCATCACAACATACTGGTCCTGCTTTCAGCCAACTTGCAGGAAGGATCCATCAGTTCAAATCCACCAAAACCTATGGTTTGTACGTCAGAACAGACATCTATATCGAGATCAACGATCTTCGATGTTTTGTTGTGACAACTCCCCAGTTGTAGGCGTCTAGCTCCTGTAAGACAATTATACGAAACCCTAACCACATCGCATCGATTATATTAAggtaaaatgaaaataaaagttACATCTCTTTAATATTTATTACGCTTACATTTATGTGCTCTGTAGCAAATATTATTTCTGACCTCTACCTAAATGCTTTCACTCAGTGTTTATCAATTATAAAGTTGCAACTGCACATCCTCATACCAACTTGAGGAGTTAATATGCAGTAGACAAATTATAAAGAATAACAAATTGTAGAAAGTTCACGCTCAGGTGATGAATTTGCAGTTGGCATAAATATGCAATAGACAAAGTATCACAAATGAAATATTGGCATATTGAATCTGATTCTGAACAGATAAAGCATTAGAAAACATCACCATCCATAGTTTTATTGAAGGAAAATGTTCTACACTTATGACTGAACTAATGATACATACTCTAATTAAGATATCTCtaattaataatttaatcaCATGCAATTTCCGAGAAACTGCAGCTCCTTTTGACTGTGTCATCTCCCACCCTTCTAACAGATTCGTTTGTCAAAAGAGGAAAGGATTCCCTACTTGCCTCAGCCTCTCTGAAGACTTTGTGGCATCTTTTTACCTCTGATTTAATATCACATTTAAATATCAGTAAATTAGTGTCTTTTCTTAGTTCTCAGATACACACCAAGGTAGCAAGTGCCCATAATCCCATCACAATTATTCACCAATAATTGCACACTCAAAAAAATGTGATCACTTCCTCTTCAAAGTTCTAAAACCAGGATGTGTATTCAATTTCAAATTGTGTATTCAATTTATCCACAGCTTATCAATTTATCCAAAGCTTATTCAATATATCGTCAATAATACCTTAGCACAGTAATCTTTCCAAATTGTGGAGCAATCTGATGCCCACGCAAATCAAAAGCCTTGAACTTGGCTTTCCCAATGCTTAAGTCCTCAGATGTCAGATATTGATTCTGTTGGTGCAAAACTAATCTCTGCAACCAAAACCCAgaattagaaaatcaaataaaatgCTGCTTGTCTTAAACTCAATTTATATTTAACCATTTTCAGTTTATACTCTGATCCTACCTATTCTTTCTGAAACAGAGCGAGAAAATCATAAGGAAAAAAGATTCAGGTCAAGCTCAAATTTTTTAAACAACTATAAGCACTCAGGAAATATATCATTGTAAATATTCACAGTATCAACATAGTTAACAATAACTGAGCAGGCACGCCTGAAGAATTGGATGCATTCCTACAAAATAAAATGATTAAATTCAACTTGGATCCTAGAGAAACAAATAACTTTAGAAAAGTTTCTTTATGTAACAAAGTTTAGATTTTTCAATAGCACTATGGTATGAAGACGGTATCTGCTATGAGTAAAGTACCTAACACCAGTGGTACCAACTCTCCAAGTTTTAGACAGAAGAGCAGATACAGGGGTTAGAATTGGAAACAGAGCTGTGTGTGCGCCTGAACAATTTACAATACACAGATTGAAAAGCATACAGAGCAAGAAGAAGACGATTGCAAATCCCAGATGATGTTAAGCACTACccaaaatcaaatttcaaacaGAAACTACAACTATCCATCCACCAATTGAAATCTAATCGCTATATTGCATGGCTGTAGCTTCTGGCTTCCCTCAAAAACCAACTTGTTGTGCTAAATAACCCAATTGAATAAAATTTGCAGGAAtcaaagaataaaaacaaaagtaCCCAATTGAAATCAAGGCTAAAACTTTAGTGTAGAATCCAATGCAAATTTGAAAGGAGAAGAGTGGGTACTGACTCTCTTGGTCCAATTCAATGGCCTTGTACTGGACTCCCAATTTTAGAACGAAGAGCTGCTTCACGCAAACACAGTAAGGACAAAGCTTGTTGCTGCGAAACAAAATCTCATTGTCAAATTTCCATATTGGTTCAAAACGATCGacaattctatatatatagacacacaaaagaagatgaaatggtaGAGAGAACCTGAAGATGACTACCGGATTGGACGAGACGAGCTCCTTCACCTTGCCCAACTCCATTTCGAAACGACGACGCTTTcgatttcgaaaccctaaatccccaaaTCGCTCCTGATTCTGTGATCTCTGTTGGGTGTAGATCCGGACTAGCAATCAGAAGCATGTGGTGCTGACTTTCGATATCGTTGGATGACGCAGCCTGGGTCAACTAATTGGAGGCCGAAGAGTCCATTGGTAGTGGCGATGTCACCGGATGATGCTCGGAGGTAGAAGATGGAGAATTGAGAAAccagatctactttctctctcttcgtacTGTCTTCTTTCATCTCTACGCTTCAATTTCTATTTCCTTGAAGAACTTGACTTGACCCGGCCGGCTTTGGTTGTTGGTTTGTAGACCGATATGAGAGAGCAACGAGGGTGGAAGAGCATTGAAGAAGAGGTGCTGCTAGCACTACCagaaaaatggtcttttacggcccgcaaagagcgccgtaaaagacattttacggcacacaaaaatgcgccgtaaatggacatgccgtaaaagacaaaACTCTTTTACGGCGTTTTTCCGAAATGCCGTAAAAGACCTCACCAGAACGCCGTGAAAGACATAAAAGAGCGCCGTGAAAGAGTTttagaaattcttaatttcgaTTTTCAAATACAAAGAGCGCCGTAAATGACCAAATATGTGCGCCGTAATTGATATCAAAAGTATGCCGTGATTGATCTCAAAAGCATGCCGTGAAAGACAACAATGAACGCCGTAAAAGGGTTTAgagattttttatttcattttgaaaTAACAAAGCACGCCGTAATTGATGTTAGAAGCACGCCGTAATTGTAATTTGAGGCACGCCGTAAATGTGGTTGTAGGATATATTTACAGCATGTAATATTTGCaccgatttttttttcctgtaaaTTTTGTGATACCATTTCAAAATCTATATAAATCTATCAAAATCTATATAAATCTATACAATTTATTGAGATGAAAAGCGAGATAACAAACTGCAATATCACATTACAAAATGTGAATTAATATGCCAACAACAATATTGTATAAAAACAACTTAATTAAACCAACAATTTATCATTACCGTCCTAAAATGTAAAACATTCTAGATTAACAAAGAGCATCCTAGATCAAAATCTTGAATCACTATAGCAATAGCATTGAAGACCCTTCCAAAGACGAACAACCAGAAGTTCATCATCACTGGATAGCTGGCTTTTCAACCCCATGATTGACAATGCTCTGAAATAAAAAAGCAGACGAATTAGTAAAAATAAATTGGAAGCAAATAACCTCCAGGAAATAACATACTCTAAGCATTAATCAACATGTACTTTAAAATCCATGTAAATACTCTAAGCATTAATCAACATGTACTTTGAAATCTGCAGGAGAGCAAAAAATCACCCTCAAAAGAACCAACAAGCAACTCAACAGAAGTTTAACGGCAGCAACTAAATAACAGAAATAAAAAAGTTGACATCAGCTACACAAGGCAGATTCCAAACATTCAAGACATGAAAGGTTCTTTTTTTTCGTTCATAAAGTGACACGGGGGGAAAATCCTATGCACCGAATGCCTCACATAGCCGGCGGGCCTTGTCACAATGGTGATGCAAGACCTATACCAGATGTAAAAAAGATGAGTCAAAAATAGACATCCATTGGAAAAAAGAAGACTGTATTCAGTGGAATACTATGCCTAGACAAGAAATACTTACCAATTTAAATCATGGAACTTTTATAAGAATGCAAGGGCTCCGTTTAAGAACCAGAAAGAACTAAGAAGCAAAGACTAAGCATCAAATTCTTTGTAAACAGATAACAATGAGAGCTGGAAATTCATAAAAGTAAATCAAAGAACTCAGACTCAAATTGAAAGACATAATCAATTCAATAAACAGAGCAGAGGAGAAACTATACCTTTGGatgggaagagtttgagagaagGATATGAACAAGTAGAGAGAGACTTTGGGAAAGGAAGAGATTAAGAAAGAAGTTAAATCGTCTGATCAAGATAAATCCTTGAGTAGTGGATAAGAGGAGAGATGGTGATGGACTGAAATGATAGGAATTGGCAAATACCGAGGAGGAGTTGCGCGCAGAGAGTGAAAATAAGAAGAGTAGGAGCTGTTGCATAAAGAGAACAGCAAATGACATATGATTCTTCCAACTCCATCAAAATCCATGCCATCTCAAGCTAAACCAATTTTTCCATTCCAATTGATTATCTACCAAGTACTTCTAAAGAAAGAAAGGGTCTGACTTAGAGTGAAACGATAGAATGAGCAAATAAAATGGATTGGGCAGAATTTTCTTACAATTTCAAATATATTAAGGAAGTtggaataaaagaaaatatcctTCAGTTATACGACtgaaaggaaagtaatcataATTAAAAATAGTAATATATAAAAACAATATCATATATAAGAAATCATaatatatctttgaaacttgGGTCTCCACAATGAAATTATTAACTTCAACAAAATAGAATACAGAACTTTATgtaaaaaactaaaacaatcTTTATGAATGACAAGATCGAGTAAATAATACAACTACAATGAAATCATTTTTCTTAATGAACTGGAAGAAACCTACAAATTGGCAGACTGAATACCAGTAGGCCCCTGCTTAAATATAAGAAAGAAGACCACCTACAAATTAGCAGATGGGGAAAGCCAAAATAACAACTTCAATAACTCTCTTAAAAGTGAAATTATTGTAGAGTGAGACAATTGGTAAACCCTGCAAATTCCACACTCATTGTCTGCATGACTCATATACTATAAAAGTATAAACCACACTGTTTCAAACATGCCAACCGCTAGTCCTCTAAAGCTAAATGTACAAATTTACCTAAAAACATCAGCAGCTGCCTGAGAATCAGCACCCATTGCAAGTCCAAGATCGGACCTTCTCACCAGAACCAAGAGAAATATAAGCACCTAGAATATgatcacacaaaaaaaaaaaaacagccatATGATCCATATGATAGAATCCATACAAATTAAATTGGGTCTAAATTTCCTTTCAAATGGGtgattataaaaacaaaaacaaaaaaagaaagattggTAATTTATAGGACTCACTATCTTCCCCTGCTTGAACCATTCATCAGAAGGGCTTGGTCCATATGAATACTTTCCTGTCAAAAACTTACCCACTTCCTCAGTTACTAGTACTGAAAAACTTGGAAAGGCCATTTAGCAAATAAAAGAGGTAGTGGAAAAGAGAATAGACACCTCCACTGAAAGAGAAGCCATCACCCACTTGATAATCAACATCTATGTAATAATCCTACCACAAAAACATGGTAACAAATCAATCAGATGTACGATCACATATCTTAAGGACCCCAAACGCTTGACCACCTCCAAATAACTAAACATATAGACCAATCAGAAACCCTAACCTATGaaatcaaaccaaaccaaaagcGAAAGGGAAGGTACTCACCAGCCCCGAGTTGAGTTTGATAGACGGCCCGAGAGCACCGTCAGCGAACAGAAGTCATATCTCCACCGCAGCTTTCTCTATTGCAAAAACTACTTCAACccctaa
Protein-coding regions in this window:
- the LOC133717345 gene encoding uncharacterized protein LOC133717345; its protein translation is MAFPSFSVLVTEEVGKFLTGKYSYGPSPSDEWFKQGKIVLIFLLVLVRRSDLGLAMGADSQAAADVFRALSIMGLKSQLSSDDELLVVRLWKGLQCYCYSDSRF